Genomic segment of Aminivibrio sp.:
CCTTGCGAGTTCCCCTGCCGGCGTGACGGCGTACGGAATGACGGCGACAGTGATCGGTCTCGTGTTCTGCCTTGCCGTCGGCGGGCTGTTCAGAATGAAAATGGAGTAGGGGGAAGAAAAATGTCTGAAACTTTCGTTGTCGATGCCCGGGGGCTCTCCTGTCCCCAGCCCGTGATCGAAACGCGGAAAGCCCTCGAGAAACATTCCGGAGGGCCTGTGGAAGTGCTCGTGGATACGGTCACGTCCAGGGAAAATGTCGCCCGTTTCGGCGCGAGTCATGGATGGAAGGTTGCGAAAGAGGAAACTGAAGACGGCTTCAGGGTAATTTTTACACGCTGAAAATCCATCCGAAGAAGACCTCCGGACGATTCTCCCGGAGGGGAAGGATCTGCCCTTTTTGTCATCCTGAACGAAGTGACCGCGCAGCATCCCCGAAGGGGGAGGATCTGATTTAAAGGTCTTAAAGACCGAAGCGAGATTCTTCGTCGCTGCGCTCCTCAGAATGACATAATCACGGTGTGTGATCGCGCAGCATCCCCGAAGGGGAAGGATCTGATTTAAAGGTCTTAAAGACCGAAGCGAGATTCTTCGTCGCTGCGCTCCTCAGAATGACATAATCACGGTGTGTGATCGCGCAGCATCCCCGAAGGGGAAGGATCTGCCCTTTTTGTCATCCTGAACGAAGTGATCGCGCAGCATCCCCGAAGGGGGAGGATCTGATTTAAAGGTCTTAAAGACCGAACCGAGATTCTTCGTCGCTGCGCTCCTCAGAATGACATAATCACGGCGTGTGACCGCGCAGCATCCCTGGAGGGGAAGGATCTGATTTAAAGGTCTTAAAGACCGAACCGAGATTCTTCGTCGCTGTGCTCCTCAGAATGACAGAATCACGGCGTGTGATCGCGCAGCATCCCCGAAGGGGGAGGATCTGCCCTTTTTGTCATCCTGAACGAAGTGAAGGATCTGATTTAAAGGTCTTAAAGACCGAACCGAGATTCTTCGTCGCTGAGCTCCTCAGAATGACATAATCACGGTGTGTGATCGCGCAGCATCCCCGAAGGGGAAGGATCTGCCCTTTTTGTCATCCTGAACGAAGTGATCGCGCAGCATCCCCGAAGGGGGAGGATCTGCCCTTTTTGTCATCCTGAACGAAGTGAAGGATCTGATTTAAAGGTCTTAAAGACCGAAGCGAGATTCTTCGTCGCTGCGCTCCTCAGAATGACATAATCACGGCGTGTGACCGCGCAGCATCCCCGAAGGGGGAGGATCTGCCCTTTTTGTCATCCTGAACGAAGTGATCGCGCAGCATCCCCGAAGGGGGAGGATCTGCCCTTTTTGTCATCCTGAACGAAGTGAAGGATCTGATTTAAAGGTCTTAAAGACCGAACCGAGATTCTTCGTCGCTGTGCTCCTCAGAATGACATAATCACGGCGTGTGATCGCGCAGCATCCCCGGAGGGGAAGGATCTGATTTAAAGGTCTTAAAGACCGAACCGAGATTCTTCGTCGCTGCGCTCCTCAGAATGACATAATCACGGCGTGTGACCGCGCAGCATCCCCGGAGGGGGAGGATCTGCCCTTTTTGTCATCCTGAACGAAGTGAAGGATCTGATTTAAAGGTCTTAAAGACCGAAGCGAGATTCTTCGTCTCTGCGCTCCTCAGAATGACATAATCACGGTGTGTGACCGCGCAGTCCACGCCCGGGCTGTCTTTTGTCTATAGCCCTGTCCAGCGCTTTCGATACAAGGTCCGTGTTGATCCGGTCGCTTGCCGCCCATCCCGCAATGTTCCAGGAATAAAGTGGCGCCCCCCCGCTGAGGTGTGGATTTAGGAAGGGCGCCCGTTGTTGACACGGGCAAATCTAAAAGTGTAGAATGTTTTTGACAGAACTTACTGTACAGGAGGGATCGAAGAAGATGAAAAGAATCCGGTTCATCAGCGCCATGACGGCCCTTGTCCTGGTCCTTGCGGTTTCCGGCGCGGCTTTCGCCGCGTGGCCGGAAAAACCTGTGAACGTCATCGTTCCCTGGAGCCCCGGCGGCGCGTCGGACCTCACCGCCCGGACACTAGCCGCTGAAATGGAAAAACTTCTCGGTACCCGTATCTCGGTCACCAACACCCCCGGCGGAGCAGGCGCCATCGGAACCCAGGCCATGTTCGACGCGGCCAGGGACGGCTACACC
This window contains:
- a CDS encoding sulfurtransferase TusA family protein: MSETFVVDARGLSCPQPVIETRKALEKHSGGPVEVLVDTVTSRENVARFGASHGWKVAKEETEDGFRVIFTR